Proteins found in one Toxotes jaculatrix isolate fToxJac2 chromosome 18, fToxJac2.pri, whole genome shotgun sequence genomic segment:
- the si:ch211-198p11.6 gene encoding uncharacterized protein si:ch211-198p11.6 isoform X1, translated as MSSHQETVQVLHIWELALPLPAVLIITVSFYMVVLGIGLWIRFCLKDRCSSECGDCCPNISICEQCFRLAEMCDCRLPTMRSCLTNSCPSPTCVKWDCACTCQPPECESCNCLCFEIRIK; from the exons ATGTCTTCTCACCAAGAGACAGTGCAA GTGCTGCATATCTGGGAGCTCGCCCTCCCTCTGCCAGCAGTGCTGATCATTACTGTGAGTTTTTACATGGTCGTCCTGGGGATTGGGCTGTGGATCCGATTCTGTCTCAAG GACCGTTGTTCTTCAGAGTGCGGTGACTGCTGTCCAAACATTTCTATATGTGAGCAGTGCTTTAGACTGGCTGAAATGTGTGACTGTCGCCTGCCAACCATGCGCTCATGTCTGACCAACTCATGCCCTTCTCCTACT TGTGTCAAATGGGACTGTGCCTGCACCTGTCAGCCTCCTGAGTGTGAGTCCTGCAACTGTCTCTGCTTTGAGATCAGGATCAAGTAG
- the srsf2b gene encoding serine/arginine-rich splicing factor 2b isoform X2 — MSYGRPPPDVDGMTSLKVDNLTYRTSPETLRRVFEKYGRVGDVYIPRDRYTKESRGFAFVRFHDKRDAEDAMDAMDGALLDGRELRVQMARYGRPPDSHYGGGRRGGPTRRYGGRRSRSPRRRRRSRSRSRSRSRSRSRSRSSRSRSRSYSRSKSHSPRSKKTKAKSHSHSRSRSRSRSKSRSRSRTPSSKRGSRSRSKSLPKSAAENGGQTP; from the exons ATGAGTTACGGTAGGCCACCGCCGGACGTCGACGGCATGACTTCCCTCAAAGTGGACAACCTCACCTACCGCACATCGCCCGAAACCCTCCGGCGTGTGTTCGAGAAGTATGGCCGGGTAGGGGACGTCTACATTCCCCGAGACCGCTACACTAAAGAAAGCCGGGGTTTCGCTTTTGTGCGGTTCCACGACAAACGGGACGCAGAAGATGCGATGGACGCCATGGACGGTGCGCTCCTGGATGGACGGGAGCTGCGGGTTCAGATGGCCCGGTACGGCAGACCTCCTGACTCCCACTACGGTGGAGGGAGGCGAGGAGGACCGACGCGGAGATACGGGGGACGCCGAAGCAGAAG CCCCAGACGCAGGAGACGCAGCAGATCCCGAAGCAGGAGCCGCTCTCGTTCCCGGAGCCGATCCCGCTCCAGCAGGTCCAGGTCCCGGTCCTACTCCAGATCCAAGTCCCACTCTCCCAGGAGCAAGAAGACCAAGGCCAAGTCCCATTCACATTCCAGATCAAGATCCAGGTCCCGGTCAAAGTCTAGGTCGAGAAGCCGTACCCCTTCCTCCAAAAGAGGGTCTAGATCTAGGTCTAAAAGCCTGCCCAagtcagcagcagaaaatggaggCCAAACCCCGTAG
- the srsf2b gene encoding serine/arginine-rich splicing factor 2b isoform X1 has translation MSYGRPPPDVDGMTSLKVDNLTYRTSPETLRRVFEKYGRVGDVYIPRDRYTKESRGFAFVRFHDKRDAEDAMDAMDGALLDGRELRVQMARYGRPPDSHYGGGRRGGPTRRYGGRRSRSCSPSPRRRRRSRSRSRSRSRSRSRSRSSRSRSRSYSRSKSHSPRSKKTKAKSHSHSRSRSRSRSKSRSRSRTPSSKRGSRSRSKSLPKSAAENGGQTP, from the exons ATGAGTTACGGTAGGCCACCGCCGGACGTCGACGGCATGACTTCCCTCAAAGTGGACAACCTCACCTACCGCACATCGCCCGAAACCCTCCGGCGTGTGTTCGAGAAGTATGGCCGGGTAGGGGACGTCTACATTCCCCGAGACCGCTACACTAAAGAAAGCCGGGGTTTCGCTTTTGTGCGGTTCCACGACAAACGGGACGCAGAAGATGCGATGGACGCCATGGACGGTGCGCTCCTGGATGGACGGGAGCTGCGGGTTCAGATGGCCCGGTACGGCAGACCTCCTGACTCCCACTACGGTGGAGGGAGGCGAGGAGGACCGACGCGGAGATACGGGGGACGCCGAAGCAGAAG CTGTTCCCCCAGCCCCAGACGCAGGAGACGCAGCAGATCCCGAAGCAGGAGCCGCTCTCGTTCCCGGAGCCGATCCCGCTCCAGCAGGTCCAGGTCCCGGTCCTACTCCAGATCCAAGTCCCACTCTCCCAGGAGCAAGAAGACCAAGGCCAAGTCCCATTCACATTCCAGATCAAGATCCAGGTCCCGGTCAAAGTCTAGGTCGAGAAGCCGTACCCCTTCCTCCAAAAGAGGGTCTAGATCTAGGTCTAAAAGCCTGCCCAagtcagcagcagaaaatggaggCCAAACCCCGTAG
- the LOC121198945 gene encoding eukaryotic translation initiation factor 1b, with amino-acid sequence MSAIQNLQTFDPFADATKGDDRLPAGTEDYIHIRIQQRNGRKTLTTVQGISADYDKKKLVKAFKKKFACNGTVIEHPEYGEVIQLQGDQRKNICQFLIEIDLAKEEQLKVHGF; translated from the exons ATGTCCGCTATCCAGAACCTCCAAACCTTTG ACCCCTTTGCTGATGCAACTAAGGGTGATGACCGCCTCCCAGCCGGGACAGAGGACTACATCCACATAAGAATCCAACAGCGGAACGGCAGGAAGACCCTCACCACTGTCCAGGGCATCTCTGCCGACTATGACAAGAAGAAGCTAGTCAAGGCCTTCAAGAAG AAGTTTGCCTGCAATGGGACAGTGATTGAGCACCCAGAGTATGGTGAAGTGATTCAGCTACAGGGAGACCAGCGCAAGAATATCTGCCAGTTCCTCATTGAG ATTGACCTGGCCAAGGAGGAGCAGCTCAAAGTCCACGGCTTCTAG
- the LOC121198240 gene encoding transmembrane protease serine 9-like: MALYRVICALTLLTLLTPESHSQLSDCGQPPLNTRIVGGQVAPVGSWPWQVSLHSSGSHFCGGSLINNNWVLTAAHCVSSIRNVVVYLGRQSQEGVNNNEVSRTVAEFIVHPNYVARTSDNDIALLRLSSPVTFTNFILPVCLAASGSTFYNGTDTWVTGWGTIGSGVPLPSPQNLMEVEVPVVGNRQCNCDYGVGTITDNMMCAGLRAGGKDSCQGDSGGPLVSKQGGRWIQAGIVSFGIGCAQPNFPGVYARVSRYQSWIESNINSNQPGFITFTSTGIDGDLSVTCAGLPPPPTTIPPTTTMPPTTTPEPVVCGQAPLNSRILNASLVATAGVWPWMASLQKNGSHVCGGTLVSVDSVLSSANCFSSSPTPSEWTVVLGRLKQNGSNPFEVTLNVRNITLSNLTGSNVAVLHLATSPNLTSYVRPICLDTGRTFSVGTTCWAAGWSAGRGGVEGVLQEFRTTVLDCGNASTAESICTEDFTLEQGDSGGPLMCKQDGSWFQAAVLSADTNSTSQTRASTVKVFTKLSRFVGFLIQTLGTLLSPGSTATTTNSTNTNNSTNTTTATPLTTSGVAVTHPPPFFFLFHLLILSVCLQLFLPVRPPYPDQMPKPPQLIPSDVTEQDGRRRVGDFMALYRVIGVLTLLTLLTPESHAQLDVCGRPLLNTRIVGGAEAPPGNWPWQASLHRSGIHICGGSLINNEWVLTATSCLITGTNNLVVYLGRQSQEGSNPNEVNRTVTVVINHPSYNPSTGNNDLSLLRLSSPVNFTNFILPVCLAASGSTFHNGTSTWITGWGDIALGVPLPSPRNLTEVEVPVVGNGQCSCDYGVGLITDNMMCTGLRAGGRGPCHGDGGGPLVSKQNGTWIQAGIVSFGIGCAQSNFPTVYTRVSQYQSWISSHISSNQPGFVTYISPGVNSDLILACPILIPPPTLPPAPAAEICGLPPLNTRIVGGQEAPTGSWPWQAGLYRFGVFLCGGSLINDEWVLTAAHCVRSNATTGLVVFLGTQSISVLTANEQARAVTQIIIHPNYIARTGDNDIALLKLSSPVNFTNFILPVCLAASGSTFYNGTDTWVTGWGTIEFGVLPPPPFTLREVEVPVVGNRQCNCDYGVGAITDNMMCAGLRAGGKDSCQGDSGGPLVRKQGGRWIQAGIVSSGSECGKPNFPGVYTRVSQYQSWISSHINSNQPGFISFRSNGTDGDLSVSCPGLPSLTTTPSTANPSANSSTTTAPASTPRPVVCGQAPLNSRILNASSVATAGVWPWMASLQKNGSHVCGGTLVSMNSVLSSANCFSSSPTSSEWTVVLGRLKQNGSNPFEVTLNVRNITLSNLTGSNVAVLHLATSPTLTSYVQPICLDTGRTFSVGTTCWAAGWSAGRGGVEGVLQEFRTTVLDCGNASTAESICTEDFTLEQGDSGGPLMCKQDGSWFQAAVLSADTNSTSQTRASTVKVFTKLSRFVGFLIQTLGTLLSPASNGTTSGVAVTHPPPFFFLFHLLVLSVCLQLFL; this comes from the exons ATGGCTCTGTACAGAGTGATCTGCGCACTGACTCTGCTGACTCTCCTGACCCCAG aatctcACTCACAGCTCAGCG ACTGTGGTCAGCCTCCGCTCAACACCAGGATTGTTGGGGGACAGGTGGCCCCCGTAGGCAGCTGGCCCTGGCAGGTCAGTCTGCACTCCTCTGGGAGTCACTTCTGTGGAGGATCcctcatcaacaacaactgggtGCTGACGGCAGCTCACTGCGTATCAAG CATAAGAAACGTGGTTGTGTACCTGGGACGCCAGAGTCAAGAGGGAGTCAACAACAATGAGGTGTCTCGGACGGTAGCAGAGTTCATCGTTCATCCCAACTACGTAGCACGTACGAGTGACAACGACATCGCCCTCCTGAGGCTCTCCTCGCCCGTGACTTTCACCAACTTCATCCTGCCCGTCTGCCTGGCAGCCTCCGGCAGCACCTTCTACAACGGCACTGACACCTGGGTCACCGGCTGGGGCACCATTGGAAGTGGAG TGCCGCTTCCTTCACCACAAAACctgatggaggtggaggtgccAGTTGTGGGGAACAGACAGTGTAACTGTGACTATGGAGTGGGCACAATCACTGACAACATGATGTGTGCCGGGTTACGAGCTGGAGGGAAGGACTCCTGTCAG GGCGACTCAGGCGGTCCGCTGGTGAGCAAGCAGGGTGGTCGCTGGATCCAGGCGGGAATCGTGAGTTTTGGAATCGGCTGTGCTCAGCCTAATTTCCCAGGAGTCTACGCCAGAGTGTCTCGGTATCAGAGCTGGATCGAAAGCAATATCAACAGCAACCAGCCGGGCTTCATCACCTTCACATCAACCGGGATTGACGGGGACCTGAGCGTCACCTGTGCAGGCCTGCCGCCACCTCCAACCACCATCCCTCCAACCACCACCATGCCTCCAACAACCACACCCGAGC CTGTGGTCTGTGGCCAAGCCCCGCTGAATTCACGCATCCTGAATGCAAGCTTAGTGGCGACGGCTGGTGTGTGGCCGTGGATGGCGAGCCTACAGAAGAATGGAAGTCATGTGTGTGGTGGGACTCTGGTTTCCGTGGACTCTGTGCTGAGCAGCGCCAACTGCTTCTCAAG TTCACCCACGCCGTCTGAATGGACCGTCGTGTTGGGCCGTTTGAAACAAAATGGATCAAATCCCTTTGAGGTGACACTGAATGTGAGAAATATCACACTGAGCAACCTCACTGGGTCCAATGTGGCAGTGCTGCATCTGGCAACCTCCCCCAACCTGACCAGCTACGTCCGGCCCATCTGCCTGGACACGGGACGAACCTTCAGCGTGGGCACCACGTGCTGGGCTGCCGGCTGGAGCGCCGGCCGAGGAGGGG TGGAAGGAGTTCTGCAGGAGTTCCGGACCACGGTGTTAGACTGTGGGAACGCGTCGACAGCTGAGAGCATTTGTACGGAGGATTTTACCCTGGAGCAG GGTGACTCTGGCGGCCCGCTGATGTGTAAGCAGGACGGCTCTTGGTTCCAGGCGGCGGTGTTATCAGCTGACACCAACTCCACCAGTCAAACACGAGCAAGTACAGTGAAGGTCTTCACCAAACTGAGCCGCTTCGTTGGCTTCTTGATTCAGACACTGGGCACGCTGTTATCTCCAGGctccaccgccaccaccaccaacagcaccaacaccaacaacagcaccaacaccacAACTGCCACCCCCCTGACCACCAGCGGGGTCGCTGTCACTCACcctccccccttcttcttcctcttccatctcctcatcctctctgtgtgtctccagcTTTTCTT GCCGGTCAGACCTCCGTATCCTGATCAGATGCCCAAACCACCTCAGCTGATTCCTTCTGATGTGACGGAGCAGGACGGTCGGAGGAGAGTCGGAGACT TCATGGCTCTGTACAGAGTGATCGGTGTGCTGACTCTGCTGACTCTCCTGACACCAG AGTCTCATGCACAGCTGGATG TGTGCGGTCGGCCTCTGTTGAACACCAGGATTGTGGGAGGAGCGGAGGCCCCTCCAGGTAACTGGCCCTGGCAGGCCAGTCTGCACAGATCTGGGATTCACATCTGTGGAGGATCCCTCATTAACAATGAATGGGTGCTGACTGCTACCAGCTGCTTAAT CACCGGCACAAACAATCTGGTTGTGTACCTCGGGCGCCAGAGTCAAGAGGGATCCAACCCCAATGAGGTGAATCGGACCGTGACGGTTGTCATCAATCATCCCAGCTACAACCCCAGTACTGGTAACAACGACCTCTCCCTCCTGAGGCTCTCCTCACCTGTGAATTTCACCAACTTCATCCTGCCCGTCTGCCTGGCAGCCTCAGGCAGCACCTTCCACAACGGCACTAGCACCTGGATCACCGGCTGGGGAGACATCGCATTAGGAG TGCCTCTTCCTTCCCCACGAAACCTAACAGAGGTGGAGGTGCCGGTCGTGGGGAACGGACAGTGTAGCTGTGACTATGGAGTGGGCTTAATCACAGACAACATGATGTGTACCGGGTTGCGAGCTGGAGGGAGGGGCCCCTGCCAt GGCGATGGAGGCGGTCCGCTGGTGAGCAAGCAGAACGGGACCTGGATCCAGGCGGGAATCGTGAGTTTTGGAATAGGTTGTGCCCAGTCGAATTTCCCAACAGTCTACACCAGAGTGTCCCAGTATCAGAGCTGGATCAGCAGTCATATCAGCAGCAACCAGCCGGGCTTCGTCACCTACATCTCCCCTGGGGTTAACAGCGACCTCATCCTCGCCTGTCCCATCCTGATACCCCCTCCAACCCTCCCTCCAGCACCTGCAGCAGAAA TCTGTGGTCTGCCTCCGCTCAACACCAGGATCGTTGGAGGACAGGAGGCTCCAACGGGCAGCTGGCCCTGGCAGGCCGGGCTCTACAGATTTGGGGTGTTCCTCTGTGGAGGATCCCTCATTAACGATGAGTGGGTGCTGACCGCTGCTCACTGTGTGCGCAG CAACGCCACAACTGGTCTGGTTGTGTTTCTGGGTACCCAGAGTATTTCAGTGTTAACCGCCAATGAGCAGGCTCGGGCGGTAACACAGATCATCATTCATCCCAACTACATTGCCCGGACTGGTGACAACGACATCGCCCTCCTGAAGCTCTCCTCACCTGTGAATTTCACCAACTTCATCCTGCCCGTCTGCCTGGCAGCCTCCGGCAGCACCTTCTACAACGGCACAGACACCTGGGTCACCGGCTGGGGCACCATTGAGTTTGGAG tgctccctcctcccccatTCACCCTCAGGGAGGTGGAGGTGCCAGTTGTGGGGAACAGACAGTGTAACTGTGACTATGGAGTGGGCGCAATCACTGACAACATGATGTGTGCCGGGTTACGAGCTGGAGGGAAGGACTCCTGTCAG GGCGACTCAGGCGGTCCGCTGGTGCGCAAGCAGGGTGGTCGCTGGATCCAGGCGGGAATCGTGAGTTCTGGAAGTGAATGTGGTAAGCCTAATTTCCCAGGAGTGTATACCCGAGTGTCCCAGTACCAGTCCTGGATCAGCAGCCATATCAACAGCAACCAGCCGGGCTTCATCAGCTTCAGGTCCAATGGGACTGATGGAGACCTGAGTGTCAGCTGTCCAGGCCTGCCGTCGCTCACAACCACCCCCTCTACAGCCAACCCGTCAGCCAACTCCTCTACAACCACGGCCCCAGCATCCACACCCAGAC CTGTGGTCTGTGGCCAAGCCCCGCTGAATTCACGCATCCTGAATGCAAGCTCAGTGGCGACGGCTGGTGTGTGGCCGTGGATGGCCAGCCTACAGAAGAATGGAAGTCATGTGTGTGGTGGGACTCTGGTTTCCATGAACTCTGTGCTGAGCAGCGCCAACTGCTTCTCAAG TTCACCCACGTCGTCTGAATGGACCGTCGTCTTGGGCCGTTTGAAACAAAATGGATCAAATCCCTTTGAGGTGACACTGAATGTGAGAAATATCACTCTGAGCAACCTCACTGGGTCCAATGTGGCAGTGCTGCATCTGGCAACCTCCCCCACCCTGACCAGCTACGTCCAGCCCATCTGCCTGGACACGGGACGAACCTTCAGCGTGGGCACCACGTGCTGGGCTGCCGGCTGGAGCGCCGGCCGAGGAGGGG TGGAAGGAGTTCTGCAGGAGTTCCGGACCACGGTGTTAGACTGTGGGAACGCGTCGACAGCTGAGAGCATTTGTACGGAGGATTTTACCCTGGAGCAG GGTGACTCTGGCGGCCCGCTGATGTGTAAGCAGGACGGCTCTTGGTTCCAGGCGGCGGTGTTATCAGCTGACACCAACTCCACCAGTCAAACACGAGCAAGTACAGTGAAGGTCTTCACCAAACTGAGCCGCTTCGTTGGCTTCTTGATTCAGACACTGGGCACGCTGTTATCTCCAGCCTCTAACGGGACCACCAGCGGGGTCGCTGTCACTCACcctccccccttcttcttcctcttccatctcctcgtcctctctgtgtgtctccagcTCTTCTTATAG
- the si:ch211-198p11.6 gene encoding uncharacterized protein si:ch211-198p11.6 isoform X2: MSSHQETVQVLHIWELALPLPAVLIITDRCSSECGDCCPNISICEQCFRLAEMCDCRLPTMRSCLTNSCPSPTCVKWDCACTCQPPECESCNCLCFEIRIK; encoded by the exons ATGTCTTCTCACCAAGAGACAGTGCAA GTGCTGCATATCTGGGAGCTCGCCCTCCCTCTGCCAGCAGTGCTGATCATTACT GACCGTTGTTCTTCAGAGTGCGGTGACTGCTGTCCAAACATTTCTATATGTGAGCAGTGCTTTAGACTGGCTGAAATGTGTGACTGTCGCCTGCCAACCATGCGCTCATGTCTGACCAACTCATGCCCTTCTCCTACT TGTGTCAAATGGGACTGTGCCTGCACCTGTCAGCCTCCTGAGTGTGAGTCCTGCAACTGTCTCTGCTTTGAGATCAGGATCAAGTAG